GTCTGCAGCCGTGGATACAATTTATCGAGCAACCGGAAATTATGTTTCAGCAATTCCTCTTCTTTATGTTGAAGCATGAAGTCCAAAGTTAAGAAGAACGTCGGCGGATTCGCGTTTGTGTTCATCTGAGTTATGAACTCCTCGGGTACTTTGGCTACAGCCTCTTGACCAAGGATCATCTCTCTCGGTATCCATCCCTCAACGTTCATCAGATCGAACCAATGACTTATAATATCTAATTCTATTTCCATATCCCAGACTGAGATAAGTAAACCGTGAAAGCCCTCGTCCCACAAGAAACCTCGCGGGAAGAAGCTTCTACTTGGTACGGCAGTATACAAAGGTGCTTTCCAGTAAGGCACGGGTCCCTGCGTATACGTGCTTTGTACCTGCGACGTTCCGTAAAAGTAGCCTATCGAACCTATGAGATTCGAGAAGGCCATCTTCGCGAACGCCACCTCGTCATCTGTGTATCCTTTGAACTTCAATTTAAAGACGCTTTCGAATTTCTTTGAGAATAGTTCTCGGTGTTTTTCAAGAGCTTCGTTGTAGTTGTCGCCTGTTAATTTATCCATCCTGTTACTAAAACTGCCAGACTCGTAACTAATTTCGATCTCAAAAGGGATTTTTCCCGTCACTTGTGTGACGACAAAATTCGGATCCTTTTTGTTGCCTTCGAGCAACAAAGGCAATTGTTCTCCAGCTAAAACTATATGCTTCTCCATGGATCCCTTCTGAGTTGCGACACGAAGATTCTGCAAAACTGTTTCCTTTAATACATTTAGACCGGGAGCGACCGTAGCTAGGAAGGAATGCTCTTCCACGGTGCCGTTTATTAAATTCACGTTTATGACAAAAGATCCCAATCCCTGCGTATTTCCTTCTATTCCTGTTAAACGATTGTAGTCTCCTAGGTTGGCCTTTATCCAACCTTTTGTGCCTTCCTCGATAGCGGTGTAAAATAACAACGACATTTCTTCGTTAACTCGTTCTTTTTTCGACGACACTGAAATTCTCGCGGTCCAATCACCACCATGATATCCACCTGGTCTCTTGACAAATGTTGTTTTTATAACTACAGGATTATCTATTATTTCCTGAACGCCAAATGTTCGTCCGTCGTGTTCCAACCACGCGTATCTAACATTTAAACTTCAATTAGTTGCATcagaaaaatctttaaaataaactaatgcttattttcactaattttataagctcggtttaattctttttttttcttttaatttttaaaactagaaaaaaagtaaaagtaagttaaataaaaattaaagttaatctaaaATCTAGATTAATAGAGATGAACATGGAGATTCTGATTACCTTTCAAGTTGATCACCTTGCTCACACCAATGTCTAAATCCACTTCCATCGTGGCGTAGAAAACGTGGAAAATACCACATTAAACCAGTCACTAGGGAATGCGGATCTCTTGTTTTTAAACCGAAATATACACCAGATCGGTAGGTACCCCAATATCGATCCGGGACATCCAATCCAGATACAGTAACtaactataattttcaaataatatttaagttagTAAAATGATCTGCAGAATTGCATATACTTAGAGagtataaagataaattaatctCTAACATTGTCAAAGCtaattttgatattgattaaattttaactcttaGATTAAAGAAACTTCTGTAATAATCAAACCTGTATTTTTctccaattttattttacacttacTTTACACTATTTTGTAACATTCtcgatgaaaatttttctctgaatttttcatataatttttgagaatttttatgcaaatttcaaaattcctgtataatttttagaaaatttctctaattttacatattaaaacatattcagaaattttgagaaactttataatattaaaagacttttaaatttcacattttataatttcagacAAAATCTTATAGAAAACCCgaaaaaagattaaagtattttttagaaattgttGGACaagaaatctttgaatatttcatacatgaaaaattgtaagagaAGCTGTAGACTTTCTCAATATTTCGGAAAAACATTCCTATTCatgtaaaaattctaaaaacaattttcaacaAGGTTTTAGCTTGATATTTTACACTCTGTTGCATATTATCCATACTAAATTATAATCTCTCAAGAAtgagtaaaattatttgataaaataaatcacatGCCTTGTTTACATCATATGGAGTATTAACTCTCGTTTCGAGGTAGCCCTTGTATCCAAACCAAATGGCAACAGCCATGCTCACAgtgacaattataaaattcattggCAACTGTAAGCTCTTATTCGTTTTAGGTTTAACTTGGCGTTTGGTAACTTTTTCCTGTGGTTTGCCCTTTGCCATCTGAGTACTCTGAAAGAAAAAGACATTGTAGTGATACTCTTATCACATAGCAAGCAAGCACAacgtacataaaataatttaagattaataaagattactacatcttataacaaatgtataCACTGCTATTGTGTGCGCAAAGCCActtttgtcaaaaataaataagcaatcaaaaaaacttaatttgctttttttccacgtattctttaattattttttcttattgtcCTTCCAGTCGCACATCGTGTCACCGGTACGATTTATCGAACACTATATATTTCCTAACCTATAACGTCCGACATTCCCAAGCAACAATTttgatcaattaattattttcaaatatatattaatatttcgcgCAATGGGGAATACGCAAAGAGAAGATTAAAGGGAAAGTTTACGGAACTGAACATCAGAAAGATCCTCCGAGCGAAAGATAACATGAACGGTTCATCGAT
This DNA window, taken from Monomorium pharaonis isolate MP-MQ-018 chromosome 6, ASM1337386v2, whole genome shotgun sequence, encodes the following:
- the LOC105838053 gene encoding mannosyl-oligosaccharide glucosidase GCS1 isoform X1 is translated as MSTQMAKGKPQEKVTKRQVKPKTNKSLQLPMNFIIVTVSMAVAIWFGYKGYLETRVNTPYDVNKLVTVSGLDVPDRYWGTYRSGVYFGLKTRDPHSLVTGLMWYFPRFLRHDGSGFRHWCEQGDQLERYAWLEHDGRTFGVQEIIDNPVVIKTTFVKRPGGYHGGDWTARISVSSKKERVNEEMSLLFYTAIEEGTKGWIKANLGDYNRLTGIEGNTQGLGSFVINVNLINGTVEEHSFLATVAPGLNVLKETVLQNLRVATQKGSMEKHIVLAGEQLPLLLEGNKKDPNFVVTQVTGKIPFEIEISYESGSFSNRMDKLTGDNYNEALEKHRELFSKKFESVFKLKFKGYTDDEVAFAKMAFSNLIGSIGYFYGTSQVQSTYTQGPVPYWKAPLYTAVPSRSFFPRGFLWDEGFHGLLISVWDMEIELDIISHWFDLMNVEGWIPREMILGQEAVAKVPEEFITQMNTNANPPTFFLTLDFMLQHKEEELLKHNFRLLDKLYPRLQTWFSWFNVTQVGELSGTYRWRGRDEKTTRELNPKTLTSGLDDYPRASHPSVDERHVDLRCWIAFAARVMARIAETLSYSATKYQETFKYLSDNNLLNKLHWSPNAQAYSDYGSHTDKVVLRKLTPPPPRKQQSSVSPPPEMTRVVLENPSLKFVDTTFGYVSLFPFILQILEPDSPQLGKVLQDLRDPDLLWTKYGLRSLAKTSPLYMKYNTEYDAPYWRGPIWININYLTVRAAYYYSNVTGPYQESAKRIYQELRKNLIQNIIMQYRKTGYMWEHYDNTEGKGKGSHPFTGWTSLVVLLMAEIY
- the LOC105838053 gene encoding mannosyl-oligosaccharide glucosidase GCS1 isoform X2 encodes the protein MAKGKPQEKVTKRQVKPKTNKSLQLPMNFIIVTVSMAVAIWFGYKGYLETRVNTPYDVNKLVTVSGLDVPDRYWGTYRSGVYFGLKTRDPHSLVTGLMWYFPRFLRHDGSGFRHWCEQGDQLERYAWLEHDGRTFGVQEIIDNPVVIKTTFVKRPGGYHGGDWTARISVSSKKERVNEEMSLLFYTAIEEGTKGWIKANLGDYNRLTGIEGNTQGLGSFVINVNLINGTVEEHSFLATVAPGLNVLKETVLQNLRVATQKGSMEKHIVLAGEQLPLLLEGNKKDPNFVVTQVTGKIPFEIEISYESGSFSNRMDKLTGDNYNEALEKHRELFSKKFESVFKLKFKGYTDDEVAFAKMAFSNLIGSIGYFYGTSQVQSTYTQGPVPYWKAPLYTAVPSRSFFPRGFLWDEGFHGLLISVWDMEIELDIISHWFDLMNVEGWIPREMILGQEAVAKVPEEFITQMNTNANPPTFFLTLDFMLQHKEEELLKHNFRLLDKLYPRLQTWFSWFNVTQVGELSGTYRWRGRDEKTTRELNPKTLTSGLDDYPRASHPSVDERHVDLRCWIAFAARVMARIAETLSYSATKYQETFKYLSDNNLLNKLHWSPNAQAYSDYGSHTDKVVLRKLTPPPPRKQQSSVSPPPEMTRVVLENPSLKFVDTTFGYVSLFPFILQILEPDSPQLGKVLQDLRDPDLLWTKYGLRSLAKTSPLYMKYNTEYDAPYWRGPIWININYLTVRAAYYYSNVTGPYQESAKRIYQELRKNLIQNIIMQYRKTGYMWEHYDNTEGKGKGSHPFTGWTSLVVLLMAEIY